A single region of the Pseudomonas sp. VD-NE ins genome encodes:
- a CDS encoding DUF1652 domain-containing protein, which yields MNKGSSKVTFPNACQLMRWHFHPMGFEATMDAPGSMIARLFDRASGETMIAIAGIPCATVMNAADVERIIEAVEDELEAFIPPESLRSYA from the coding sequence ATGAATAAAGGGTCAAGCAAAGTCACGTTCCCCAATGCATGCCAGCTGATGCGCTGGCATTTTCATCCCATGGGTTTCGAGGCGACGATGGACGCGCCGGGCAGCATGATCGCCCGTCTGTTCGATCGTGCCAGCGGCGAAACCATGATCGCCATCGCCGGCATCCCGTGCGCGACGGTGATGAATGCAGCGGATGTCGAACGAATTATCGAGGCTGTGGAGGATGAGCTGGAAGCGTTCATACCTCCGGAGTCTCTCAGGAGTTACGCATAA
- a CDS encoding pirin family protein, translating into MLELRPFSSLGGAHHGWLDAHHHFSFAEYYDPQRMSWGNLRVWNDDVIAAGTGFPQHPHRDMEIITYVREGAITHQDNLGNKGRTEAGDVQVMSAGTGIAHSEYNLEAQDSKIFQIWILPTETGAPPSWGAKPFPKGLREGFVTLASGKEGDDQSLRIRADARLVAANLKAGETAEYHLDEGRRAYLVPATGAIEVNGLHAQARDGVAVAHERVLTVTAVEDSEIVLVDLA; encoded by the coding sequence ATGCTTGAACTCAGACCTTTCAGCTCGCTGGGCGGCGCCCATCACGGCTGGTTGGATGCTCATCACCACTTTTCGTTCGCCGAGTACTACGACCCGCAGCGCATGAGCTGGGGCAACCTGCGGGTGTGGAACGATGACGTGATCGCTGCGGGCACTGGCTTCCCGCAGCATCCGCATCGCGACATGGAAATCATCACCTATGTCCGTGAAGGCGCGATTACTCACCAGGACAACCTCGGCAACAAAGGCCGCACCGAGGCTGGCGATGTGCAAGTGATGAGCGCCGGCACCGGCATCGCGCATAGCGAATACAACCTGGAAGCCCAGGACAGCAAGATCTTCCAGATCTGGATCCTGCCAACGGAAACTGGCGCACCGCCATCGTGGGGAGCGAAACCGTTTCCGAAAGGCCTGCGTGAAGGCTTTGTCACACTGGCCAGCGGCAAGGAAGGCGATGACCAAAGTCTGCGAATTCGCGCCGATGCCAGATTGGTCGCGGCCAATCTCAAAGCGGGTGAAACCGCGGAATATCACCTGGATGAGGGCCGTCGCGCGTATCTGGTGCCGGCCACCGGCGCGATTGAAGTCAACGGCTTGCACGCACAAGCTCGAGACGGTGTCGCGGTAGCGCACGAGCGAGTGCTGACCGTCACAGCCGTTGAAGACAGTGAAATTGTCCTGGTGGATTTGGCTTGA
- the pgm gene encoding phosphoglucomutase (alpha-D-glucose-1,6-bisphosphate-dependent) — MTLSPFAGKPAPAELLVDIPRLVTAYYTGQPDASISTQRVAFGTSGHRGSSFDLSFNEWHVLAISQAICLYREAQGITGPLFVGIDTHALSTPAGASALEVLAANGVTVMIAEGDEYTPTPAISHAILCYNRGRTSGLADGIVITPSHNPPQSGGYKYNPTNGGPADTHITKWIEAKANELLAAKLAGVKRISYEQALKASTTHRHDYLNTYVADLINVIDFDAIRDAKLRLGVDPLGGAGVRYWSAIAEHYRLDLQVVNKEVDATFRFMTVDWDGQIRMDPSSSHAMQGLIGLKERFDVAFACDPDHDRHGIVTPSGGLLAPNNYLAVSIDYLFQNRPQWRADAGVGKTVVSSGLIDRVAKRLGRRLYEVPVGFKWFADGLFDGSLGFGGEESAGASFLRKDGGVWSTDKDGLIPALLAAEMTARTGRDPSQAYKALTDELGEPFSVRVDAKANPEQKALLSKLSPAQVTSTELAGEKIQSILSHAPGNDQAIGGLKVMTENGWFAARPSGTEDIYKIYAESFISDDHLKQLVVEAQTLVDGAISSK, encoded by the coding sequence ATGACACTCAGTCCTTTTGCGGGCAAACCGGCACCGGCAGAATTGTTGGTCGATATCCCGCGACTGGTAACGGCTTATTACACCGGACAGCCCGACGCCTCGATTTCCACTCAGCGTGTGGCGTTCGGTACATCCGGACACCGGGGCAGCTCGTTCGACTTGAGTTTCAACGAATGGCACGTTCTGGCCATCAGCCAGGCGATCTGCCTGTACCGCGAAGCCCAAGGGATCACCGGGCCGTTGTTTGTCGGCATCGACACGCATGCACTGTCGACTCCAGCCGGGGCCAGCGCGCTGGAAGTGCTGGCCGCCAACGGTGTGACCGTGATGATCGCCGAAGGTGATGAATACACGCCGACGCCCGCCATCTCTCACGCCATTCTCTGCTACAACCGTGGGCGCACCTCGGGTCTGGCGGACGGCATCGTCATCACGCCGTCGCACAACCCGCCACAAAGCGGTGGTTACAAATACAACCCAACCAACGGCGGACCAGCCGACACTCACATCACCAAGTGGATCGAAGCCAAGGCCAATGAGCTGCTGGCCGCCAAACTGGCCGGTGTGAAGCGCATCAGCTACGAGCAAGCGCTCAAGGCCAGCACGACGCATCGCCACGACTATCTGAACACCTACGTTGCCGACCTGATCAACGTGATCGACTTCGATGCCATCCGTGACGCCAAGCTGCGTCTGGGCGTTGATCCGCTGGGTGGAGCAGGGGTGCGCTACTGGTCGGCGATTGCCGAGCATTACCGTCTGGACCTGCAAGTGGTCAACAAGGAAGTCGACGCGACGTTCCGTTTCATGACTGTCGACTGGGATGGCCAGATTCGTATGGACCCGTCGTCCAGCCACGCGATGCAGGGCCTGATCGGCCTGAAAGAGCGCTTCGACGTCGCGTTTGCCTGCGACCCGGATCACGACCGTCACGGCATCGTGACGCCGTCCGGTGGTTTGCTTGCGCCGAACAACTATCTGGCCGTTTCGATCGATTACCTGTTCCAGAACCGCCCGCAGTGGCGCGCGGATGCTGGCGTGGGTAAAACCGTGGTCAGCAGCGGTCTGATCGATCGCGTGGCCAAGCGTCTGGGCCGTCGTCTGTACGAAGTTCCGGTCGGTTTCAAATGGTTCGCCGATGGCCTGTTCGATGGCTCGTTGGGTTTCGGTGGCGAAGAGAGCGCGGGTGCATCGTTCCTGCGCAAGGACGGTGGCGTTTGGAGCACCGACAAGGACGGTCTGATCCCGGCCTTGCTCGCTGCTGAAATGACCGCGCGTACCGGCCGTGATCCGAGCCAGGCCTACAAGGCATTGACCGATGAGTTGGGCGAACCGTTCTCGGTGCGCGTCGACGCCAAGGCCAATCCGGAGCAAAAAGCGTTGCTGAGCAAGTTGTCGCCTGCGCAGGTCACCTCGACTGAACTGGCTGGTGAGAAAATCCAGAGCATTCTCAGCCATGCACCGGGCAACGATCAGGCGATTGGTGGCCTGAAAGTGATGACTGAAAACGGTTGGTTCGCCGCGCGTCCGTCGGGCACCGAAGACATCTACAAGATCTACGCCGAAAGCTTCATCAGTGACGACCACCTCAAGCAATTGGTCGTTGAAGCACAGACGCTGGTGGATGGCGCCATCTCCAGCAAGTGA
- a CDS encoding UvrD-helicase domain-containing protein: MAQHTPDLPPELRPLAEMPWFKRLAARFFGHGLTRLRAQHRASWLHGQADGFRSGHTAGVEYGFKEGKLEGLEEGRQVLLIRDSRNTEHRPPSVDNHLFDDWRLPLTAELKKRMKADVARLLPEHAQPSAAQWKMIFSETPSTSVVAGAGAGKSTTLVLRILLLNHYLGFELDSMTVVTFTRESRKDFINKLIELFTLWGQALNLRQARELVRTFHSRILPMVRSLPGFERLQAFENLSHRAQGADEEVDSNPFDLRINDAQRQQLNACYHRLFNEDERFRQLIQPLSRAGLQLKELERDHPDVQKRVAVTELASRRDEELCDAIEDLWFRAGAWPIKGIEPNRQSFDINGAKFHCHGYIPSLDAWVVLGFDPRENPQVSRPNAKLSVRAEWAVKRTLFQAFCRKPLIWLDSYESSKRVLATLAGDASAGPGFDYKVKGELASAPLLDCFVAAAGFIENLGLDVPDAVGRMSFAKDDPDRFFFEALSLFWRAFEDHLLDRKPPVMTYNRMFALFSEHSPENLKLLSDELLRPLSHLMIDEFQDVSPQIVSWIRASLSEIRSRGPAMHVGRGAQCSSLLCVGDDWQSIYGWRGSSPSYFMAFDKEFPSPSTTRVMLSDNYRSHQHIIDAAEHIVRAAPAIPGKKAKASGAPKPLQPVNVLERDDQALGQRLAEHYRQGHSILMLYRKSSDKLLIEEHIQSVVNVDSSLPYEARRLKQLTYHSAKGLQADTVFLLGDCQHLTSSPYKNQVYRMAGLGKSGDSEPYDTAQKDEILRLAYVGITRAVSHCYWYVEPQEVQAVNMPRASDRVAKGKPFFVDHRVSKQTA; this comes from the coding sequence GTGGCGCAGCACACCCCCGATCTTCCTCCCGAACTTCGCCCCTTGGCCGAGATGCCTTGGTTCAAACGCCTGGCTGCACGCTTCTTCGGCCATGGTTTGACCCGTTTGCGCGCCCAGCACCGCGCATCGTGGTTGCATGGTCAGGCCGATGGCTTTCGCAGCGGGCATACCGCTGGCGTCGAATATGGCTTTAAGGAAGGCAAGCTTGAGGGGCTGGAAGAAGGCCGGCAGGTGCTGCTGATCCGTGACAGCCGCAACACTGAGCATCGCCCGCCGAGCGTTGATAACCATCTGTTCGACGATTGGCGTCTGCCGCTGACGGCCGAACTGAAAAAACGCATGAAGGCCGATGTCGCCCGCTTGTTGCCTGAGCATGCTCAGCCAAGCGCAGCGCAATGGAAAATGATTTTCAGCGAAACCCCGTCGACTTCAGTAGTCGCCGGCGCGGGTGCGGGGAAGTCGACCACATTGGTACTGCGTATTCTGTTGCTTAACCACTATCTGGGCTTTGAGCTGGATTCGATGACCGTAGTGACCTTCACCCGCGAGTCGCGCAAGGATTTCATCAACAAACTGATTGAGCTGTTCACGCTCTGGGGCCAGGCGTTGAACCTGCGTCAGGCGCGCGAACTGGTGCGCACTTTCCATTCGCGCATCCTGCCGATGGTGCGCAGCTTGCCGGGGTTCGAGCGCTTGCAGGCTTTTGAAAACCTCAGCCATCGAGCGCAAGGTGCCGACGAAGAGGTCGACAGTAATCCGTTCGACCTGCGCATTAACGATGCGCAGCGTCAGCAACTCAACGCCTGCTATCACCGCTTGTTCAACGAGGACGAGCGTTTCCGCCAGTTGATTCAGCCGCTGTCCCGGGCCGGTTTACAGCTCAAGGAGCTGGAGCGTGATCACCCGGACGTGCAGAAGCGTGTCGCAGTGACGGAGCTGGCCTCCCGGCGCGACGAAGAACTGTGCGACGCCATCGAAGACTTGTGGTTCCGCGCTGGCGCCTGGCCGATCAAGGGCATTGAGCCGAACCGCCAGAGTTTCGATATCAACGGCGCAAAATTCCATTGCCACGGCTACATTCCGAGTCTGGATGCGTGGGTAGTGTTAGGTTTCGACCCACGGGAAAACCCGCAGGTAAGCCGGCCAAATGCCAAGCTCAGCGTGCGCGCAGAGTGGGCGGTGAAACGCACCCTGTTTCAAGCTTTCTGTCGTAAGCCATTGATTTGGTTAGATAGTTACGAGTCATCGAAACGTGTTCTGGCCACATTGGCCGGTGATGCCAGTGCCGGGCCGGGTTTCGATTACAAGGTCAAAGGCGAGTTGGCCTCTGCGCCGTTGCTCGATTGTTTTGTCGCGGCGGCAGGCTTCATCGAGAACCTGGGCCTGGACGTGCCTGACGCTGTCGGCCGCATGAGCTTTGCCAAGGACGACCCGGACCGGTTTTTCTTTGAGGCTTTGAGTCTGTTCTGGCGGGCATTTGAAGATCATCTGCTGGATCGAAAGCCGCCGGTCATGACCTACAACCGCATGTTCGCGCTGTTCAGCGAGCACTCGCCGGAAAACCTCAAGCTATTGAGCGATGAGTTGCTACGGCCGCTGTCGCATTTGATGATCGATGAGTTTCAGGATGTATCGCCGCAGATTGTTTCGTGGATACGCGCGAGCCTCAGCGAAATCCGCAGCCGAGGCCCGGCCATGCACGTCGGGCGGGGCGCGCAGTGTTCATCTTTGCTGTGCGTCGGTGATGACTGGCAGTCGATTTACGGCTGGCGCGGCAGTTCGCCAAGTTACTTCATGGCGTTCGACAAGGAGTTCCCGTCGCCGAGCACCACTCGGGTGATGCTCAGTGACAATTACCGCAGCCATCAACACATCATTGATGCCGCTGAGCATATTGTCCGCGCGGCGCCGGCGATCCCCGGGAAAAAAGCCAAGGCCAGCGGTGCGCCCAAGCCGCTGCAGCCAGTCAATGTGCTGGAGCGCGACGATCAGGCCTTGGGCCAGCGCCTCGCCGAGCACTATCGCCAAGGTCATTCGATCTTGATGCTGTATCGAAAAAGCAGCGATAAATTATTGATTGAAGAGCATATTCAGTCAGTAGTTAATGTGGATTCGAGTTTGCCATACGAGGCGCGGCGCCTGAAACAACTGACCTACCACAGCGCCAAAGGCTTGCAGGCGGATACAGTATTTTTGCTCGGTGATTGCCAGCACCTGACCAGTTCGCCCTACAAGAATCAGGTCTATCGCATGGCAGGTTTGGGTAAGTCGGGCGACAGCGAGCCGTACGACACTGCGCAAAAGGATGAGATCCTGCGCCTGGCCTACGTCGGTATTACGCGGGCGGTCAGCCATTGCTACTGGTACGTCGAACCGCAGGAGGTGCAAGCCGTGAACATGCCCCGGGCATCCGACCGGGTGGCCAAGGGCAAGCCGTTCTTCGTTGATCACCGTGTCAGCAAACAAACCGCATAG
- a CDS encoding PLP-dependent aminotransferase family protein: MKASRENDFVYQAVYRYLTLLIEEAGSSSAVRLPSLRQLADRLNVSISTVQYAYSLLEKEGRVYSIAKSGYYAQALHVMDSPDSGSDLLETVYVNARRPGMCVLSADEPASLQPLDSPLLMLERELLRQYPRQPQALVQPCGELELRTVLAARYTSSTANYWRADDVYIGADLRGVLEILISVLALRKATVVVESPCDWVILRLLEAAEVRVFELPLLAGGVIDLQRLESLLKVESVRLVLLSSALSMPRGSLLPLSNQQAVAQLLGRHGTWVLENDCYSELNEGSAGQRLRDWLDPDRLLVFSTFEKFVGAEAPFGILLSRHWRNELQRHFLLRAFRLSPIRQKAIARLLGGGRLDQHLSILRRMLKERRTQLIELLRERLGDALQVVEPQGGATIWVRSLRPVNMAQVFHRLLRQQIIIAPGELFSLHGLHAQHLRLSPLSHGDHDLASVVGLLGDALRLAPAD, translated from the coding sequence GTGAAAGCGTCGAGGGAAAATGACTTCGTTTATCAGGCGGTTTATCGATACCTGACCCTGCTGATAGAGGAGGCGGGGAGTAGCTCGGCAGTGCGCCTGCCTTCATTACGGCAATTGGCTGACCGGCTCAATGTGTCGATCTCGACTGTCCAGTACGCGTATTCGCTGCTGGAAAAGGAAGGTCGGGTCTATTCGATTGCCAAGTCCGGGTACTACGCGCAAGCACTGCATGTCATGGATTCGCCTGATAGCGGCAGTGATTTGCTGGAAACTGTTTACGTCAACGCCCGGCGCCCGGGCATGTGCGTGTTGAGCGCCGATGAGCCAGCCTCGCTGCAACCGCTGGACAGTCCATTACTGATGCTGGAGCGGGAACTGCTGCGTCAATATCCGCGCCAGCCGCAAGCGCTGGTGCAACCTTGCGGTGAACTTGAACTGCGCACGGTATTGGCCGCGCGCTACACCTCATCCACGGCCAATTACTGGCGTGCCGATGACGTCTATATCGGCGCAGATCTGCGCGGCGTGCTGGAAATTCTGATTTCAGTACTGGCGCTGCGCAAGGCCACCGTTGTCGTTGAATCGCCCTGTGACTGGGTGATCCTGCGTCTGCTGGAAGCCGCCGAGGTGCGTGTTTTCGAGTTGCCGCTGCTGGCCGGCGGCGTAATTGATCTGCAGCGCCTGGAGTCGTTACTCAAGGTTGAGTCGGTACGTTTGGTGCTTTTGTCTTCAGCATTGAGCATGCCCCGGGGCAGCCTGTTGCCGCTGAGCAACCAGCAGGCAGTCGCGCAGTTGCTCGGGCGTCATGGCACCTGGGTGCTGGAAAACGATTGTTACAGCGAACTCAATGAAGGCAGCGCCGGCCAACGCTTGCGTGACTGGCTGGACCCTGATCGTTTGCTGGTGTTTTCCACGTTCGAGAAGTTCGTCGGTGCCGAGGCGCCTTTCGGCATTCTGCTTTCACGTCATTGGCGCAATGAGTTGCAGCGGCATTTTCTGTTGCGCGCGTTTCGCTTGTCGCCGATTCGCCAGAAGGCAATCGCCAGGCTGCTCGGGGGCGGCCGACTGGATCAGCATTTGTCGATATTGCGGCGAATGCTCAAGGAGCGTCGCACGCAATTGATCGAGTTGCTGCGCGAGCGTCTTGGCGACGCCTTGCAGGTGGTCGAACCTCAGGGGGGCGCGACCATCTGGGTGCGTTCGCTGCGACCAGTGAACATGGCGCAGGTGTTCCACCGCCTGCTCAGGCAGCAAATCATCATTGCGCCGGGCGAGTTGTTCAGCCTGCACGGCCTGCATGCGCAGCACCTGCGGTTGAGCCCGCTGAGTCATGGTGATCATGACCTGGCCAGCGTCGTCGGGCTGCTCGGTGACGCCTTGCGCCTTGCGCCTGCTGACTAA